In Dryobates pubescens isolate bDryPub1 chromosome 19, bDryPub1.pri, whole genome shotgun sequence, the following are encoded in one genomic region:
- the BCO1 gene encoding beta,beta-carotene 15,15'-dioxygenase: protein METDNLFGKNKEEHPEPIKAEVQGQLPTWLQGILLRNGPGMHTIGDTTYNHWFDGLALLHSFTFKNGEVYYRSKYLRSDTYNCNVEANRIVVSEFGTMAYPDPCKNIFAKAFTYLSHTIPEFTDNCLINIMRTGDDFYATSETNFIRKIDPKTLETLEKVDYSKYTAVNMATSHPHYDSAGNTLNMGTSIVDKGKTKYVLFKIPPSVPEKEKKKSSFSHMEVVCSIPSRSLLHPSYYHSFGLTENYVVFIEQPFRLDILKLATAYIRHVNWASCLSYNKEDKTWFHFVDRRTKKEVSTKFCTDAMVLFHHVNAYEEDGHIVVDLIAYADNSLYDMFYLKNLNQFLEEHDELSSRPTCKRFVVPLQYSKDAEVGSNLVTLPSTATAVKEKDGSIYCQPEILCEGIELPRINYDYNGKNYKYIFATKVQWSPVPAKIVKFNVQTKEMLQWGEDHCWPSEPVFVPSPDAREEDDGVVLTCVVMTDPNKAPFLLILDAKTFKELGRAIVNVGMHVDLHGIFIPEKNLKSETE from the exons ATGGAGACGGACAACCTGTTTggtaaaaataaagaagaacaCCCAGAGCCCATAAAAGCTGAGGTGCAAG GTCAGTTGCCCACTTGGTTGCAAGGGATCCTTCTCCGAAACGGCCCAGGGATGCACACAATAGGAGACACGACCTACAACCACTGGTTTGATGGCTTGGCTCTGCTGCACagttttacatttaaaaatg GTGAAGTTTACTACAGAAGTAAGTATCTCCGGAGTGACACCTACAACTGCAATGTAGAAGCAAACCGAATCGTGGTGTCTGAGTTTGGAACTATGGCTTATCCAGACCCATGCAAAAACATATTTGCCAA GGCATTCACCTATTTGTCTCACACCATTCCTGAGTTCACAGACAACTGCCTGATCAACATTATGAGAACTGGGGATGATTTTTATGCCACCAGTGAGACTAACTTCATCAGGAAAATCGATCCAAAGACTCTGGAGACATTAGAGAAG GTTGACTACAGCAAATACACAGCTGTGAATATGGCAACTTCTCACCCACACTATGACAGTGCTGGAAATACTCTCAACATGGGCACTTCAATAGTCGATAAAGGGAAGACAAAATACGTTCTATTTAAGATTCCTCCCTCCGTGCCAG aaaaagaaaagaagaaatcttCTTTTAGCCATATGGAAGTGGTATGCTCCATCCCTTCTCGCTCTCTGCTCCACCCAAGCTACTACCATAGCTTTGGACTGACAGAAAATTACGTTGTCTTCATTGAGCAGccattcagactggatattctCAAACTGGCAACTGCTTACATCCGACATGTCAACTGGGCTTCCTGCCTTTCCTATAATAAGGAAGATAAG ACGTGGTTTCATTTTGTAGACAGGAGGACTAAAAAGGAAGTATCCACCAAGTTCTGCACTGATGCTATGGTGCTTTTTCACCATGTCAATGCTTATGAAGAGGATGGCCACATTGTTGTTGATCTTATTGCCTATGCAGACAATAGCTTATATGATATGTTCTATTTAAAAAACCTAAACCAATTCCTTGAAGAGCATGACGAGCTCTCCAGCAGACCAACCTGCAAACGATTTGTTGTTCCTCTGCAGTATAGCAAG GATGCCGAAGTAGGTTCCAATTTAGTCACGCTTCCATCAACTGCAACTGCTGTCAAAGAGAAAGATGGTAGCATCTATTGCCAACCTGAAATACTATGTGAAG GGATAGAACTGCCTCGTATCAACTATGACTACAATGGCAAAAATTACAAGTACATCTTTGCAACAAAAGTCCAGTGGAGTCCAGTTCCTGCAAAG ATTGTAAAATTTAATGTGCAGACAAAGGAAATGCTCCAGTGGGGAGAGGACCACTGCTGGCCATCTGAGCCCGTTTTTGTTCCCAGCCCTGATGCGAGAGAAGAGGATGATG GTGTTGTTCTAACCTGTGTTGTGATGACTGATCCAAACAAAGCTCCCTTCCTGCTCATCTTGG